The following proteins are co-located in the Granulicella pectinivorans genome:
- a CDS encoding TrmH family RNA methyltransferase, whose translation MRESAAMPDFVVTSRANARVKQLRAATSGNARLSGGLIAIEGETLVHEALRSGLLLKTVFVSERRVVPRGLPAGVEVLRCSNEVLQSAVETQSPQGIAALVLPKQWDLAEALRGEPLLLVAVGLQDPGNLGTLIRSAEAFGATGVLTTLGTVNAWNQKALRASAGSVFRMPVVAVTEAELVGLKARGIRLFAAVAAGENVVAAGAADFTQDCALLIGNEGAGLGQKFIDLADALITIPCPGPVESLNAAIAGSLLLYEASRQRGVSE comes from the coding sequence ATGAGAGAATCCGCCGCGATGCCGGACTTCGTCGTTACCAGCCGAGCCAACGCGCGGGTAAAGCAGCTACGGGCAGCAACCTCCGGGAACGCACGCCTGAGCGGTGGTCTGATCGCCATCGAGGGCGAGACGTTGGTCCACGAGGCGCTCCGCTCGGGCCTTTTACTCAAAACCGTCTTCGTCTCCGAGCGCCGGGTAGTCCCGCGCGGACTGCCGGCTGGCGTAGAGGTCCTCCGTTGCTCGAACGAGGTGCTGCAGAGCGCCGTCGAGACGCAGTCGCCGCAGGGCATTGCCGCGCTTGTGTTGCCCAAGCAGTGGGATCTCGCCGAAGCCCTGCGGGGTGAGCCTTTGCTGCTGGTCGCGGTTGGCCTGCAGGATCCAGGTAACCTGGGGACCCTGATCCGCTCCGCCGAGGCCTTTGGCGCGACCGGCGTTCTCACCACGCTGGGCACGGTGAACGCCTGGAACCAGAAGGCACTTCGCGCCTCGGCCGGATCCGTCTTCCGCATGCCCGTCGTGGCGGTGACGGAGGCTGAGCTCGTGGGGCTGAAGGCGCGCGGGATTCGTCTTTTTGCCGCGGTCGCCGCAGGAGAGAATGTGGTTGCCGCCGGAGCCGCCGACTTTACCCAGGACTGCGCGCTGCTGATTGGGAATGAAGGCGCCGGCCTTGGGCAGAAGTTCATCGATCTGGCTGACGCGCTTATCACGATCCCCTGCCCCGGTCCGGTCGAGAGCCTGAACGCCGCCATTGCCGGGTCGCTGCTGCTCTATGAGGCCAGCCGCCAGCGCGGAGTTTCGGAATGA
- a CDS encoding replication-associated recombination protein A yields the protein MSLFDVSPLAAASTRKVPLAERMRPRTLDEYVGQDHLLGPGKPLRLAIEHDDSTSMIFWGPPGTGKTTLAKIIAQRTEASFIEFSAVLSGIKEIKQVMVEAEKAAGFGSRTILFVDEIHRFNKAQQDAFLPYVERGTIRLIGATTENPSFEINAALLSRCRVYTLQGLTEAQVIGLLERALRDSERGLGAQHIETDDEALATIAAFTSGDARNALNALEVAVSLATGRGETILTKALASEAMQRRVLLYDKKGEQHYDIISALHKSVRNSDADAALYWLGRMLEAGEDPMYVARRVVRMAVEDIGLAAPEALNLCLSARDAMHFLGQPEGGLALAQAVVYLALAPKSNAVYTAYAAVQADIQNTSADPVPLHLRNAPTKLMKSLDYGKDYQYAHDVEGRVAAMDCLPANLANRRYYTPTDQGREKQLGARMEEIRRIKSEKLRPEN from the coding sequence ATGAGTCTGTTCGACGTCTCTCCCCTGGCCGCCGCGAGCACCCGTAAGGTTCCGCTGGCGGAGCGCATGCGTCCACGCACGCTCGATGAGTATGTTGGCCAGGACCATCTTCTCGGGCCGGGCAAGCCGCTGCGTCTTGCCATTGAGCATGACGACTCCACGTCGATGATCTTCTGGGGGCCTCCGGGCACCGGAAAGACGACGCTCGCGAAGATCATCGCGCAGCGGACGGAGGCGAGCTTTATCGAGTTTTCGGCTGTGCTCTCCGGCATCAAAGAGATCAAACAGGTGATGGTCGAGGCGGAAAAGGCCGCAGGTTTCGGCTCGCGCACCATTCTATTTGTCGACGAGATCCATCGTTTCAACAAGGCACAGCAGGACGCGTTTCTTCCCTATGTCGAACGCGGGACGATTCGCCTGATCGGGGCGACGACCGAGAACCCTTCGTTCGAGATCAACGCCGCACTTCTGTCGCGCTGCCGTGTCTATACGCTGCAGGGACTTACCGAAGCGCAGGTTATCGGTCTGCTGGAGCGTGCCTTGCGCGATAGCGAGCGCGGTCTCGGGGCGCAGCATATCGAGACAGACGACGAGGCTCTTGCGACCATCGCCGCCTTTACCAGCGGAGACGCTCGCAACGCGCTGAACGCGCTGGAAGTTGCCGTCTCGCTCGCCACCGGGCGCGGCGAAACAATCCTGACCAAGGCGCTTGCGTCGGAGGCGATGCAGAGGCGCGTGCTGCTCTACGACAAAAAGGGCGAGCAGCACTACGACATCATCTCCGCACTGCATAAAAGCGTGCGCAACTCCGACGCTGACGCGGCGCTCTATTGGCTGGGACGCATGCTGGAGGCCGGCGAAGACCCCATGTACGTGGCTCGGCGCGTGGTTCGGATGGCTGTCGAGGATATTGGACTGGCTGCTCCGGAGGCATTGAATCTCTGTCTGAGCGCTCGTGACGCGATGCATTTTCTGGGACAGCCTGAGGGCGGCCTGGCGTTGGCGCAGGCTGTGGTCTATCTCGCACTCGCGCCCAAATCAAACGCAGTTTATACCGCATACGCAGCCGTGCAGGCAGATATCCAGAACACCTCCGCCGACCCGGTTCCGCTGCATCTGCGCAACGCTCCCACGAAGCTGATGAAGTCGCTCGACTACGGTAAGGACTATCAGTATGCTCACGATGTCGAGGGCAGAGTCGCCGCGATGGACTGCCTGCCGGCAAACCTGGCGAACCGCCGCTATTACACCCCGACCGACCAAGGACGTGAAAAACAGCTTGGCGCCCGCATGGAAGAGATCCGCCGCATCAAAAGCGAAAAGCTGCGCCCCGAAAATTAA
- a CDS encoding cupin domain-containing protein, translating into MADTTGSGRFDINEIARSFPETAETMLLDKYLSDEPEVSARVFRVYTPTPAHYHQHCDEHLFVLSGRGTMWIGEPSNVVPFEPGILLKFKRNTVHAMPEMTEEPVIFLAMDTPRRQPTDVVFVDSADGTAQSFIKGY; encoded by the coding sequence ATGGCGGACACAACAGGGTCGGGACGGTTCGATATCAACGAGATTGCGCGGTCGTTTCCTGAAACCGCGGAGACGATGCTGCTGGACAAATACCTGTCCGATGAGCCGGAGGTCAGTGCGCGCGTCTTTCGCGTCTATACGCCGACGCCGGCGCACTATCACCAGCACTGCGACGAGCATCTGTTCGTGCTCTCGGGGCGAGGAACGATGTGGATTGGCGAGCCATCGAACGTGGTGCCCTTCGAGCCGGGAATTCTCCTGAAGTTCAAGCGCAACACAGTCCACGCCATGCCCGAGATGACGGAGGAGCCGGTGATCTTTCTCGCCATGGATACACCGCGCCGCCAGCCAACCGATGTGGTCTTTGTCGATTCCGCGGACGGCACCGCGCAGAGCTTCATCAAGGGCTATTAG
- a CDS encoding YeiH family protein, producing the protein MSENSPLRLLPGIALLFVVGYAGKFIEQSIARYGKAHHLVLPNIEYVLWAILIGVLIANTVGLPRIFKAGVATYEFWLKAGIILLGARFILGDILKLSGISFVLIVIELAMALTFMTYLGRIFKLRPKLISLLAVGSSVCGVSAIIATQGAIEADEEDSSIAIAAILALGAISLVFFPLIGHALHMSDHAYGLWTGLAVDNTAEATAAGALYSDAAGKYAVLAKTCRNACIGFVVLGYALYWARKGQAAAIEHKGAFLWKKFPKFVLGFLFISLLATLGTLNPKLFPSLAPFIHYGFDRAQILALGNLSRWAFLLTFAGVGLSTSFKGLLKQGFKPFAVGAIGEIAIAAITLVLVLAADHYYHL; encoded by the coding sequence ATGAGCGAAAACAGCCCACTCCGCCTCCTTCCCGGCATCGCCCTGCTCTTCGTCGTCGGCTACGCCGGCAAGTTCATTGAACAGTCCATCGCACGCTATGGCAAGGCGCACCATCTTGTGTTGCCGAACATTGAGTACGTCCTCTGGGCCATCCTCATCGGCGTACTCATCGCGAACACCGTCGGCCTCCCGCGCATCTTCAAAGCCGGCGTGGCCACCTATGAGTTCTGGCTCAAAGCCGGCATTATCCTGCTCGGCGCGCGCTTTATCCTCGGCGACATCCTCAAGCTCTCCGGCATCTCGTTCGTGCTGATCGTGATCGAGCTTGCGATGGCGCTGACGTTCATGACCTACCTGGGCCGCATCTTCAAACTTCGCCCCAAGCTCATCTCTCTGCTGGCCGTGGGTTCAAGCGTCTGCGGCGTCTCCGCCATCATTGCGACGCAGGGCGCGATCGAGGCTGACGAAGAAGACTCCTCCATCGCCATCGCCGCCATCCTTGCTCTCGGAGCCATCTCGCTCGTCTTCTTCCCGCTCATCGGACACGCCCTCCACATGTCCGACCACGCCTACGGCCTGTGGACCGGTCTGGCCGTGGATAACACCGCAGAGGCCACCGCAGCCGGAGCGCTCTACTCAGACGCCGCCGGCAAGTACGCCGTCCTCGCCAAGACGTGCCGCAACGCCTGCATCGGTTTCGTGGTGCTGGGCTATGCGCTCTACTGGGCACGCAAGGGACAGGCCGCCGCAATCGAGCATAAGGGGGCTTTTCTATGGAAGAAATTTCCGAAGTTTGTGCTTGGATTCCTCTTTATTTCGCTGCTGGCGACCCTCGGTACGCTCAATCCAAAGCTCTTTCCTAGCCTCGCGCCCTTCATCCACTACGGCTTCGACCGCGCGCAGATCCTGGCGCTCGGCAATCTGAGCCGGTGGGCTTTCCTACTTACGTTTGCGGGCGTGGGTTTGAGCACGAGCTTCAAGGGACTGCTGAAGCAAGGGTTCAAGCCCTTTGCCGTGGGGGCCATTGGCGAAATTGCCATTGCGGCGATTACGCTGGTGCTGGTCCTCGCCGCCGACCACTACTATCACCTCTAA